The Pyxidicoccus sp. MSG2 DNA segment CCGCACCAGCTCTCCGGCGGCATGCGGCAGCGGGTGATGATTGCGATGGCGCTGGCGTGCGACCCCGCGCTGCTCATCGCCGACGAGCCCACCACCGCGCTGGACGTCACCATCCAGGCCCAGATTCTGGACCTGCTCAAGCGCCTCCAGGCCGAGCGCGGCATGGCGGTGATGTTGATTACGCACGACCTGGGCGTGGTGGCGGAGAGCTGCGACACCGTCGTGGTGATGTACGCGGGCCGCGTGGTGGAGCGCGCCCCGGTGCGCGAGCTGTTCTCCCGGCCGGCGCACCCGTACACCGCGGGCCTGTTGCGCTCCATTCCCTCGCTCCAGGTGGCGACGGGGGAGGGGGGCGCCGCCTCGCAGCGGAGGCTGCGGGCCATTCCCGGCATGGTGCCTTCGTTGCGGAAGCTGCCCTCCGGCTGCGCGTTTCGCGACAGGTGCGAGCGCGCGCTCGAAGTCTGCGCGCGCGTGGTGCCGCCGCTGGAGCCCAAGCGCGACGGGCAGCTCGCCGCCTGCCACAACCCGGTGCCCGCGCCATGAGCTCCGGGCCGCTGCTCCAGGTGCGTGACTTGAAGGTCCACTTCCCCGTGCGAGGGGGCCTCCTGGGGCGCGTGCGCGGCGCGGTGAAGGCCGTGGACGGAGTGGGCTTCGACGTGGTGCGCGGGGAGACGCTCGGGCTGGTGGGGGAGAGCGGCTGCGGCAAGAGCACGCTGGGGCGCGCGCTGCTGCGGCTGGTGGAGCCCACCGCCGGCTCCATCCGCTTCGACGGGCAGGAGCTGACGGGCCAGTCCCAGCGGCGGCTGCGCCCGCTGCGCCGGCGCATGCAGCTCGTCTTCCAGGACCCGTACGCCTCGCTCAACCCGCGGATGACGGTGCGCGAGATTCTGGGCGAGCCCTTCGCCATCCACGGCCTCGCGCGCGAGCGCGGCGAGCGGGAGCGCGAGGTATCCGCCCTGGTGGACGCCATGGGCCTGCCGCGCGAGGCGCTGGAGCGCTACCCCCACGAGTTCTCCGGCGGTCAGCGTCAGCGCATCGGCATTGCACGTGCCATCGCATTGCGTCCGGACCTGGTGGTGGCCGACGAGCCCATCAGCGCGCTCGACGTGTCCATCCAGGCGCAGATCGTGAACCTCCTGGTGGACCTGCAGCGCGAGCGCGGCCTCACCTACGTCTTCATCGCGCACGACCTGAAAATCGTCGAGTACGTCTCCACCCGCGTCGCCGTCATGTACCTGGGCCGAATCGTGGAACTGGCGCCCGCCGCGGAGCTGTACCGCCGCCCGCGCCACCCGTACACGCAGGCGCTCCTGTCCTCCGTGCCGGTGCCGGACCCGGGCCACGCGCGCACCCGCCTGCTGGTGCCGGGCGAGCCGCCGTCGCCGCTCAACCCGCCGTCTGGCTGCGCCTTCCACCCGCGCTGCCCCCACGTCATGGAGCGCTGCCGGCGCGAGTCGCCGCCGCTGTACCCGCTCGGCGGAGGACACACGGCCGCTTGTTTTCTCGTGGAGGGCGACTCCCGCGAAGTCACTCCCGCCCCCGCCTCCGGAGGTGATGCCGGTGTTCTGGCTCAGCCACCATCACCCGGATGAGTACAACCGGACCTACGTGCTGGGCGGCGTGCGCGTCTGCGCGCGCTGTCTGGGCACGTACCCGGTGCTGCTGGTGACGCTCGTGGGCCTCTTCGCCCTGCGCGCGCCGCGCGAGTGGCGCTGGGACATACCCGCGGTGCTGGCCCTCACGCTGCCCGCGCTGGTGGACTGGGCGGTGGGGCGCTTCCGCCCGGCGTCCGGCTCCAACGCGGTGCGTACGTTGACCGGGGTGCTGCTCGGACTGGCGCTCGGACGCTCGCTCCAGGTGCATGTCCAGCGGCCCCTGCCGGCGGTGCTGCTGGCCCAGGCCGCCCTCGTGACAGCGGTGGCGCTCCCTGTCATTCTCGCCACTTACCGGAGACCACGCCCGGAGTAGACCTTCGTGGCCCGTCGCCCGTTATGAGGGCACGGGTTGAGGAGGGGTCGGGGTGTCGGGTGCTCCAGGAGAGATGGGGGAGTGTTGGGACCGGAGACCTCAGACGAGCGGCTGATGCTCGCCTTTCAGGCGGGGGACGCGCGCGCGTTCGAGGCGCTGGTGCGCAAGCACCGGACGCCGGTGTTCAACTTCGTCCTTCGATTCGTCGGGCACCGGGCACGGGCGGAGGACGTGCTGCAGGAGACGTGGCTGAAAGTGGTACGGAGCGCCGGCGAGTACACGCCCAAGGCGAAGTTCACGACCTGGCTCTACACGATTGCGAGGAACCTCTGCGTGGACAGCGCGCGCAAAGAGAGCTACCGCCAGGCGTCGTCCCTGGAAGCCCCCGCCGCGGGTGCGGATGGGGAAGAGGGACGTCCGCTGGGCGAGGGGCTGCCGGACACGGGGGCCAGCCCCGAGCGCGGCGCGTACAACGCCCGCCTGCGGCCCCTGCTGGAGCGCGCCCTGGCGGCACTCCCGGAGGAGCAGCGAGAAGTGTTCATCCTGCGTGAGTACAGCGGCATTCCCTTCAAGGACATCGCCGAGGTGACGGGCGTGTCCGAGAACACCGTGAAGAGCCGGATGCGATACGCGCTCGACGGGTTGCGACGACGCCTGTCGGACATGGGCGTGGACGGCGACCTCGCCGAGGACGGAAGGACGGTGACGGGATGAATCCGCAGAATGCCCACGCGCACGAGGACCGGCTCCTCGACTTCGCCTACGGCGAGCTGCCCACCCCCGAGGCCCGGGCCATGGAGGCGCACCTGTCGGGCTGCGCCCGCTGCACCCAGGCCCTGGACGACATCCGCGGCGTGCGCGCCACCATGTCCCAGCTCTCCACGGAGCCCGCGCCGGACGCCGGGCTCGAATCGCTCATGGCCTACGCGCAGCAGGCCGCGCGCCGCGCCGCCGCTGGCCCCGCGCCCAAGCCCTCGCGCTGGCGCCGCTGGCTGCTGCCGGTGCTGGGCGTGGCCTCGGTGAGCACCTTCGGCATCCTCATCCTCGAGGCGAATGAGCACGCCCCCGCGAGCCCCTCTCCGGCCCAGGTGGCGGCGAAGGTCGAGATGGCGAGAGCGAAGGACGCCGCGCCCGCGCGCGGTGTGGCCGAGCCCGTGGTCGCGAGCGCGGAGGCCCCCGCCCCACCGCCTCCGCCCACCGCGCAGGCCGCGCCCTCCCCGAAGGCGCTCCTGGACGAGGGCGCCGCGAAGGAAGTGGCGCGTGCCGAGGACTGGCGCAACGCGGGCAGTGGCGGCGGGCTCGACGCCCGCATCGTCCGCGAGGAGGAGATGAAGGCGAAGCCCGGGTACGGCAAGGGCGCCTCGGAGCGCGCGCGGGCCTCGACGAACCGGCAGCCGCTGGCGAAGACCGCCCCCTCGAAGGCCTCGAAGTTCGCCTTCGGCGAGAAGGACGCCCCGGACGAGGAGTCCCTGGCAGAGTCCGCGCCGCGCGATGACTCCGCCTCGCGGAAGCAGGAGGGGTTGAAGCTGGGCGGTGCGTCCGCGGCCCAGGCCCAGGCCGCCGACGAAGACGACGGCGCTTTCGACAAGGTCTTCGCGGGCGGGGATGCGCCCCAGGCCGTGGGCTCCGTGTCCGTCCCAGCGGGGCCTCCCGCGCCCGCGACGGCGGCGCCCGCGTCCCCGTCCCCGTCCCCGTCCGGCGGCCGCGCGGATGTGGCCACCGGTGCTCTCGCGCAGACGGAGTCCCTGGCCGAGCGCCGTGCGCCCGCCCCGGCCCAGGCGCCCACGAAGAAGGCGAAGCGAAGCGAATCCCCGAGCCCCGCCGCGGAGATGCCGGCGTCCCGCGCCCAGGCGGAGCCGGGGCCGTCCGTGGCGGAGCTGTCGAGCCAGGCCCGGGACGCGTACCTCGCCGGGGACCGGGCCCTGGAGGCGGGGCTGCTGCGCTCGGCGCTGGCCGCCGGGCCCTCCGGCTCGGAGCGCCTCGGACTCCTCAACCGCCTCTGCGACGCGGAGCTCGCCCTGGGCCGTCAGGCCGCGGGCGCCGCCGCCTGCAAGCAGGTCATCGCCGATGCGCCGGGCTCCAGCGCCGCCCAGGCCGCTCGCCGCAGGCTGTCCCGCGAGCCCGCCATCCTCGAGGCCGCCCCGAAATCCGCTGATCCCCAGAAATGATGGTCTGCGGTTTCTGAGCAAATAGAAAAATGGACGGAAACGTGGGTGTAGGTCTGTCCATTTGACCGATGCGAGTCCGGCGCGCCTCACCGGATAATGGCGTCATGGGACAGGAAGCACAGGATGGGCGGCGGGAGCGGGGGGCGTCTCGCGCGCAGTCGGGTCAGGCCGCCGTCGAAGCGGCGATGATCATGCCGCTGACCGTCTTCATGACGCTGGGCATCATCCAGCTCACGATGATGCAGCACGCGAAGCTGATGACCGAGTACGCCGCATACCAGGCGGCGCGGGCCGGCATCGTGTGGAACGGCAACAACGAGCGCATGCACGACGCGGCCATCGTCGCGCTGCTGCCCACGATGGGCGCCACCAACGACATCGCGAAGCTGGGGACGACGCTCGCGCTGCACCAGCTCTACGACACGGGCATGAGCGCGTTGAACTTCGGCGGCGGCGTGGTGCCCCGCACCGTCAACGGCTCCAACCTGCTGGGCATCGTCCGGGTGGACACCATCAACCCGGCGTATTTCACGCCCATCGACAGCATCTGGAAGCTGCGCAACGGCTTCAACTGGCAGGAGCTGGACTTCGACGGAGCGGACAGCTTCCCCGAGGTGCCCTCGCTGGAGAACCACATCCGCAAGTTCTTCAACCTGCCGGAGCCGGACGATTCGGAGCTCGTCTACCGCAAGGCCACGCGGCTCACCATCCGCCTGCGCTACTGGTACCAGCTGCGCGTGCCCTTCGCGAACTGGATCATCTTCACCTCGTGGTTCGCCTCCAACGCGGGCCTGGCGCTCCATGGCGCCATCGACCGGGCGACCGTCACTCCGGGCGCCAACATCATGGCCGACGGCAACATCGACGCCCTGGCCGCCGCGTCCATCAAGGGCATCCAGCACGAGAAGGGCTATGACTCCGTGTATCCGCTGGAGATGGCGGTGCTCTGGGGCCTGGCCACCGGCAGCATCCCCCTGGTCTCCAACTTCGCGGGCCGGCGCTACTTCATCCCGCTGACGGCCACGTACACCATGCGCATGCAGTCCAACTTCCACCGGAAGTGGATCATGCACCTCAACCCCGACTGGGGCCTGTAAGAGGACCGCCGACCATGTTCACCCGGACCCTCCGACAGAGCTTCCGCCGCCAGGAAGGCCAGGCGCTGGTGCTCGCCGCGCTGATGGTGCTCGTCATGTCCATCGCCGTGTTGACCACCGTCAACATCGGCCACACGGTGCACGAGCGCATCCGCCTGCAGAACACCGCGGACTCCGCCGCCTACTCCATGGCCGCCATGGAGGCGCGCGCCTTCAACTTCTACGCGTACGCCAACCGCACGCAGGCGTCGCACTACGTCTCGGCGATGCTGTGGCAGTCGCTGCTGTCACTCATCTACTTCGCCGAGGCGTTCCTCGCGGACACCTACGGGTTCATGAAGACCTTGAACCCCTGTGCGGGAAAAGCAAGCGGCCTCTTCTGGAAGATAGCCTGTCCCATATTGAAGGCGATTCCGGTGGTGGGGCAGGTGCTCAAGGTCATCGAAACGGCGATGAATGCCTGGAGGATGGTCGTGAGGGCCTTCCATCAACTGTTGGTCGCCACCAACCCGGACAAGCTCATCGGCAAGCTGGTCATCCCCACGCACTGGGTGCTCAACAGCGTGCTGTTCTTCGCGTCCCAGGCGGTGATGATGTCCGCGTCCACGCACGTGTTGCAGACCACGGACACCGTCATCGCGGACAACGACAAGAACATCGACTCGCTCATCAGTCAGGGGCTCACCGGCGTCATCAGCCAATGCCTCTTCGACCAGACGCACTTCGCGGAGGCAGGAGGCCGCCCGCTGGGCACACCCGCCAACCCGTTCAAGGCCATCGACCCGAAGGAGACAGCCCTGGCGTCGAAGGAGGCTCGCGCCAAGCGCTCCATGGGCGGCATCTCCAATGCCACGCGCTACCCGTGTGACTCGAAGGGCGGGCTGGGCGCCGGCGGGGTGGACATCCTCTCCTGCCAGCAGAAGTTCATCACCTCGCGCCGGCTGGGAGACCTCCTCCCCCTGCCGCCCTGGCTGGGCATCATCGGCGACTGGCTCAGCAACGACATCAACATCCCCGGGGTGATCAGCTTCGGCAAGCTGGGGCAGACCCGCATGCTGACCCACATCCGCGACTACCGGAACGTCCTCACCCAGACGCGCAAGACGCGCAACTACATCCGCGACTGGAACGACGGCATCGCCCCGACGCTCGGCATGATGGCCCAGGGCGACAACCTCGGCTCGGACGACCTGTACTGGCTCAAGTTCGGCCCCGACTTCCCCGGCGTGACGAACCCGCTGTCCTGCAAGACGGACGAGAAGAACATCGGGCGCTGCTGGGGGGATCCGCGCAAGGGGCTCGAGGACACGTCCCGCAAGAAGCTGCCCTACCAGTGGATGGCCAAGACGAGCATCTGGGCCCTGAACGACCAGGAGGGCTCGTACCGCGACGGCGGCGTGCACTGGCGGGTCCACCCCCAGCGCCTGCCCACGGGCGACAGCGGCTGGCGCAACCGCCAGCGCGCCAATGGCCCCGAGGGCGAGGTGGGCGTCACCAAGAACGAGGTGTGTGTCCTTCCCATTTGCTTGTTCGGCAAGGGAAAGATGGATGTCTACACGGCCAACGTGCACCCCGCGGAGGACGGCAACCATCCGTGGAAGGGCATCGTCCCGTTCATGCACTTCGAGCCCGGCCAGTTCCAGGGCGTGTGCGGCCGCACGGCCACCAACGACGCGGCCCCGCGCTACAAGTTCGACTTCAACCAGCCGTCCACGTGGGTCGCGCTCAACAAGTCGCCGGACGAAATCACCAACCGGGACCTCAAGGACAAGGAGGCGGGCACCAACGCGCCCGCGCTGCTGAACGCGGACGGGAAGATCCGCTTCAACTTCACCGCCGACACGGACGCGCTGGAGATGGAGAACAACCGGAAGAAGTTCCTCAGCTTCTCCGAGGGGCTCAACGTCATCACCCGCGGCCAGAGCTACTACCACCGGCCCGGCAACTGGACGGAGCAGCCCAACTTCTTCAATCCGTACTGGCGCCCGCGCCTGGCCTCCGTCTACCAGGGCCGCCACAACCTGCCCCTGGCTGGCAGCCTGAATGACGCCCTGCCAGGCCCGCTGAAGAGCATTGCCCCCAAGATCATCACCCACTAAGCCGGGACTTCGCTGATGAGACTCCCAAGACAGCGCAGGGCCCAGCACCGGGGCGCGGCCACCGTCGAGTTCGCGCTCTCCGTCCCGGTGTTGGTGATGATCCTCATGTTCAGCATGTACCTCACCGAATTGGTGAGGGCGAAGCTGAAGCTCCTGGAGCTGGCGCGCTACGCCACGTGGGAGATGACCAGCTACACCCTGTCCGACTTCGGCAACGCGGACCACGACGCCGCCTTCGCGGACGCGAAGCGGGAGGCGATGGAGGAGGTGGCGGAGCGCTACAAGGACATGGACTCGGTGGAGACCAATGCTCCGCCCGGCTCGTTCATCGCGCGCTACACCAACATCCAGGCGGACGTGGTCAACAAGGACGTGCCCTTCATCGAGGCGGGCCTGGTGCTGGGCAACAGCGGCGACGGCATGGCCAACTCCGTCCTCGGCGCCATCAATGGCGGCGCCAACGGCCTGCTGGGCTTCTGGAAGTTCAACACCAAGGGCTGGGTGGAGTCCCAGGTGTCGATGCAGTTCGACAACGTCATCCTTCCCCAGCGCTACCTGGAGCAGAGCACGGGTGACTTCTTCAAGGTGGACACCTTCGGCGGCCGGAACATCGGCAGCCTGCGGCTCAGCACCCGCCACTCCATGTACGCCACCGGGTGGAACCTGCCGGACGGCAGCGATGCCGTCATCAACGGCCGGCGCGCGGGCGGCCACACCGAGGGCAACGAGGTGCATGGCCTCTACGCCCAGGTCAACCGGATGACCTTCCTGGGCGTCAAGGAGCGCCTCGAGAGCTCACCGCTCGGCGGCGTGCTGTCGACCTTCTCGTCCTTCGCTCCGGCCTTCCTCGGCACCTTCGTCATCTCCAAGAACTACGGGTTGGCGGGCGGGGATGCGTCCCAGTGCGACGGCGTCAACAGCTACCCCGCGGCCGCGGCGCACGGCCTGCAGGATCAGATGTCGAACGACCTCGAGCTGCTCGACAGCGACCGGCCGCAGTGCTTCGACACGGCCCCGTTCCGCGACAACACGTACGAGGACTCGCAGTACAAGAAGATCTTCGAGGCCCGTGGCGAGCACTTCATGGGCTGCAAGAATCCGCAGGCCGAAGACCCCTCCGCCCCCACCAGCGCCGACTCGACCAAGGGCGACAAGAACGAGGACATCGTCAACTGTGAGTAGCTCCCTGGCACGGCTCTGCGCGCTGCTGCTGACGGTGGGGGCCCTGGCCGCCCACGCCCAGCAGGAGTTGCCCGTCTATCCGGGCACGGTGCATACGCGCATCGGCAATGACCTGGTCATCGCCGGTGAGTACTACCGCATGGCGTACTTCACCACGGACGACCCGCTGGAGAAGGTGGCGGACTACTTCACCCGCCACTGGCGCTCGCAGGGCTACCCCACCGCGGTGGACGGCGACCTGGAGAACGAGGCGGTGGTGTCCGCCCTGTACACGCGCGAGGGCCTGCAGCGCGGCGTCGTCCTCCGCCGGCACCTCGGCAAGACGGTGGGCTTCACCGTGCTGCGCGACTTGTGGGTGAGCGCGCCGCGCAACTCCGCCCCCGGCCTGGTGAAGGTGGAGGGGATGCTCTTCACCCAGGACCTCGCCACGCGAGACGCGCCGGGCGGCTCGCAGAACCGCTCCTCGCTCGTGGAGGGCAACCTGGAGGACGTGCGCCAGCGCGTCACCCAGGAGCTCGAGAAGCAGGGCTACCAGCCGGTGCGCCAGGGCGCGATGAAGCTAGGTGGGGAGACGCAGCTCACGATGGAGCATGCGCGCAAGGCCGAGCAGGTGGTGACCACCCTCCGCCCCGTGGAGGACGGGCTCACCGCCATGGTACAGATGTGGGTAGGCTCCGACCGGCCCGACGCCATGCCCAACGACGCCGCCGTGAAAGAGAGCCGTGAGGCCCATGAGCGCGGCAAGCGCGCGGCGAAGGAAGGCAAGAAGTGAAGGCCCTGGCGCTCCGCTTCGCACTGGCCGTGCTGCTCGTGGCCATGCCCGCGCAGGCCGCAGCGCCCGCGATGAAGGCCCTGATGGACCACATGTCCCGGGGGGCGCGGGCCTCGCGCGTGGGCGACTGGGTCACCTACCGGATGGATGGCGGCGGCGCTCGCGTGCACTACTGGCGCATGGCCGTCGTGGGCCAGGAGAAGGACCGGTACGGGCGGGACGCGGTGTGGATGGAGGTGGAGTTCGGCACGCACCCCGCGATGCGCGCGCCCCTGGGGCAGATGAAGATGCTGGTCGCCCTGGGTGAGTCGAACGACCCGCGCCGGCACGCCATCACCCGCCTCATCGCCTCCGCGGGCTACGGCAAGCCGCAGGAGTACTCGCAGGAGGCGCTGGAGGCCGAGCTGAAGAAGAATGAGCAGGCCCCGGCTCCGGACGAAGCCGCGCGCGCGAAGGCCGCTCCGGAGCCGGCGCTCACCGCCGCGTACCGTCCCGTGGTCCGCTCCGGCAAGGAGGCGCGCCTGATGACCCACGCGGGCACCGTCACCGCCGTCCCGGTGGAAGTGGTCATGCGCTCCACCGTCATCAAGCGCATGTGGATGAGCCGGGAGATTCCCGTCATCAACCTGGCGAAGATAGAGATTCCCGGCATCGGCCAGAGCATGGAGGTGGCGGAGTATGGTGTGGATGCGAAGTCCCGCATCCGCATGCCGCAGCCGAACGAGCCGCAGATCCACCTCGAGTACGCCGAAGAGAAGTTCGCCAACCTCCCCTGGTTGCAGGAAGACGAAGAGGAGAGCCCATGAGCTCCACGACGAAGACGCCGCGCTCCAGCCGCCGTGCGCGCCGAGGGCAGGCGATGTTGGAGTACTCCCTGCTCAACTGGGTCCTCGTGGTGGCGCTCGTCGTCGGAGCGTCCGTGAAGGTCAAGTGGACCGATGACCGGCAGTCCAACGTCATCGACCTCTTCCTCGAGGCCTACCAGGTCTATTACGACTCGTACTACTTCGTGCTCAACCTGCCGTTCCCATGACGGCGGTGGCCCGGAGGGGGGAAGGGGGCTCGTCACCCTGGGGCCTGCGGCTGGTGCACGCGGGCGTCTTCCTGGCCCTGGCGGCGGTGCCGCTGGGTGCGTCCCGTTCCGAGTGGCGGCACCTCGTGGATGCGCTCTCTCAGCCCTTCAATGTGGGGGCCCCTCCGCGGGTGCTGATGCTGGTGGGCTCGGTGGTGGCGGCCGTGGGCCTGGTGCGCCTGCTGGTGGCCCTGGCGAGGGGCCGCTCCGCTCCGCTGTGGGCCTCCCTGGCGGTGCTCGCCGGCGTCGCGGGGACGCTCGTCTACGGCCGGGAGCCGGTGGACGCGCGCTCGGAGCCGCGGGCCAACCTGGCCTTCCTCGCCTCCGCCCGGCGCGTCCATCTGGAGATGGTGGGCCAGCTCCAGTCCAAGGCGGAGGTGCCCGTCGAGACGGCGCCGTGGCAGGCCCTCCTCGAGCAGGCCTTCCGCGCCGACGCCCGCGTCCGGGACAGGTCCTTCCGGAGCGTGCCGGCGCGGGTGCTGCGCGTGGAGACGCCGGGAGCGGCCGCCGAGCGCACCGTCCCCGGGGATGTCTGGCTCTTCGTCTCCCCCGACGGCGTCACCTTCTCCCTGCGCGTCGTCGGCCTGGAGCAGGGGAGGCCGGCGCTGCTGCGGGACGACACCGGCGAGCCCGTGGTGCTCACCGGCCTCTTCAACCCTGACCTGCCTGCCGCGGAACCCCCCGCACCATTGCTTCCTTGACGGGGGGCTGCTTGCGGGGTTGCCTCGAAAAGCAGGTTCGGTGAGGCTCCGGGTAGACGTTGACCCGGCGGTCCCTCCAGATGGGGGGCCGCTGGTACTTCAGGGAGAGGCGCACATGGCAAAGGCGCGGTGGACGTGGTTGCTGGTGGCGGCCCTGGTGGGGCTTGGGGCATGCAAGGACCACGGGACGGACGAGGAGGGGACGGACGGGGGTGACGTGGATGCGGAGGCGCAGGCCGGCTTCGGCAAGGACCGGCGCCAGCCGAAGGGCACGCCGCTGTCGCTGCCCGCGGGCGTGCAGGTGTCGGGCACCATCGTCGGCGCGGATGATGACGGCAACTGCGGGCAGCCGCAGACGGCGGACGTGGGCAGCGGCCTCTATGTGCGCGCCTGCCTCAAGCTCACCAACATCAGCGGTGGCCCGGTCCAGGTGACCTTCCCTCCGGGCCTCGTCATCGTCTCCGCCTCGGAGGGCTACCAGAACGGCCTGCTGGTGGAGCGCGTCGTCATCACCGTGCCCCCCACGTCGGGCGGCCCGGGCGGGCTCGACGGCGGCAGCAACCCGGAGACGGTGAACGTGCCGCTGCACTTCTATTGCATCAACAAGGCGAGCGACCCCTCCGACCCGGCCGCGCGCTACGAGCTGGGGCCCATCACCGACCACCCGCAGATGCGGGAGCTCTACACGCTCCTGCAGGGCAAGGACGTCTACGAAGACGGCCTCAAGGTGGAGGTCGTCCAGGAGGCCGTCTACAGCATCTCCGACGGCTCGGGGCTGACGGCCGATGACCGCGCGGCCCTCCGGAATCTGTAGTCCGGCGGGGTACGGCACGCCCTCTCCCGCCTTACCCGGGGCAGGGGACTGGCGGCGGGGGGCGCGCCGACCTGTAGCACCCTGGTTTTTTGTTCCTGAATCGCGCGGGATGCCGAGTTATCGCGAGAGGTGGTTTTGACACCCGGCGTATCGCACGGCTAACATCCCGCGCCATTCGCGCTTGTTGCGCCTGATTGTACTCGCACACCCCCTCTGGACTTCGCCGCCGAACGGCACCCCCCGTTTTGGAGGTTCCTGAACCATGCTGAAGGGCAAGACTCCTCTTGTCGTCGCGCTCGTGCTGGGCCTGCTGGCCGGCGTCATCGCCTACTCCGCCATCAAGAAGAAGGAGGCGGACGTCCGCCGTGGCTGGAACCTGGTGCCCGTCGTCGTGGCGGCGCAGGACATCCCGGAGGGCACGGTCATCACCTTCGAGATGATCTCCCAGCGCTCGGTGCCGGAGCAGTTCGTCACCTCGTCGGTGGTGCGTCCGGACTCGGCGTCCTACGTGGTGAACCAGAAGGTGCTCGTGGCGCTGCAGTCGGGTGATCCGCTGCTGTGGAGCCAGTTCGAGACCACGAAGGCGGCCGAGCGCCTGTCCACGAAGGTGCAGCGCAAGGCCCGCGCCATCACCATCGAGGCGAAGAACACCACGTCCGTCGGTGGGTGGATCCGCCCCAACGACAAGGTGGACGTCATCGGCACCTTCCGGGACCCCCAGACGGACGAGAGCGTCGCGGTGACGCTGCTCCAGAACGTCATCGTGGTGGCTACGGGCAAGATTACGGGCACCACGAACGTGAACCTGATTCCGGAGAACCAGCGCGAGTACAGCAACATCTCGCTGATGGTGCTGCCGGAAGAGGCGGAAATCCTGGTGCTGGCGACGGAGCTGGGCGCGCTGACGCTCACCCTGCGCAACGAGGACGACGTGGACCTCATCGAGGAGCGTGGCCGCGCCACCATCAGCACGCTGCTGTCAGGCGAGCGCACCCGCGTGCTGGAGCAGAAGCGCCGGGAGATCATCCAGATCATCAAGGGCGGCGCGGAGAAGGCCGCGGGCGCGGCCGCGCCGTAACGGCGCTGCACGCGAGTCCTCCAGGGAACCACGCCCATGCTCGCCGGAATCGTCCTCCTCCTCGTCACCGGGTCTGTCTTCTTCTTCAGCCTGGTGATCTTCAGCGTCCTGTCGAAGGCGTACGAGCAGTACCAGGAGCGCTACGTCGCCAAGTCGATGAACGACTTGAGCGACATGTTCCTCTTCATCGACCCGCGCCAGATGTTGATCCTCAACATCGCGAGCATGTGCTTGTTGGGGATCCTCTCGTACATCATCTTCAACCCCATCCTCGCGGTGATAGCCACGGTGTTCGG contains these protein-coding regions:
- a CDS encoding TadE/TadG family type IV pilus assembly protein, which produces MRLPRQRRAQHRGAATVEFALSVPVLVMILMFSMYLTELVRAKLKLLELARYATWEMTSYTLSDFGNADHDAAFADAKREAMEEVAERYKDMDSVETNAPPGSFIARYTNIQADVVNKDVPFIEAGLVLGNSGDGMANSVLGAINGGANGLLGFWKFNTKGWVESQVSMQFDNVILPQRYLEQSTGDFFKVDTFGGRNIGSLRLSTRHSMYATGWNLPDGSDAVINGRRAGGHTEGNEVHGLYAQVNRMTFLGVKERLESSPLGGVLSTFSSFAPAFLGTFVISKNYGLAGGDASQCDGVNSYPAAAAHGLQDQMSNDLELLDSDRPQCFDTAPFRDNTYEDSQYKKIFEARGEHFMGCKNPQAEDPSAPTSADSTKGDKNEDIVNCE
- a CDS encoding TadE/TadG family type IV pilus assembly protein → MFTRTLRQSFRRQEGQALVLAALMVLVMSIAVLTTVNIGHTVHERIRLQNTADSAAYSMAAMEARAFNFYAYANRTQASHYVSAMLWQSLLSLIYFAEAFLADTYGFMKTLNPCAGKASGLFWKIACPILKAIPVVGQVLKVIETAMNAWRMVVRAFHQLLVATNPDKLIGKLVIPTHWVLNSVLFFASQAVMMSASTHVLQTTDTVIADNDKNIDSLISQGLTGVISQCLFDQTHFAEAGGRPLGTPANPFKAIDPKETALASKEARAKRSMGGISNATRYPCDSKGGLGAGGVDILSCQQKFITSRRLGDLLPLPPWLGIIGDWLSNDINIPGVISFGKLGQTRMLTHIRDYRNVLTQTRKTRNYIRDWNDGIAPTLGMMAQGDNLGSDDLYWLKFGPDFPGVTNPLSCKTDEKNIGRCWGDPRKGLEDTSRKKLPYQWMAKTSIWALNDQEGSYRDGGVHWRVHPQRLPTGDSGWRNRQRANGPEGEVGVTKNEVCVLPICLFGKGKMDVYTANVHPAEDGNHPWKGIVPFMHFEPGQFQGVCGRTATNDAAPRYKFDFNQPSTWVALNKSPDEITNRDLKDKEAGTNAPALLNADGKIRFNFTADTDALEMENNRKKFLSFSEGLNVITRGQSYYHRPGNWTEQPNFFNPYWRPRLASVYQGRHNLPLAGSLNDALPGPLKSIAPKIITH
- the cpaB gene encoding Flp pilus assembly protein CpaB, which produces MLKGKTPLVVALVLGLLAGVIAYSAIKKKEADVRRGWNLVPVVVAAQDIPEGTVITFEMISQRSVPEQFVTSSVVRPDSASYVVNQKVLVALQSGDPLLWSQFETTKAAERLSTKVQRKARAITIEAKNTTSVGGWIRPNDKVDVIGTFRDPQTDESVAVTLLQNVIVVATGKITGTTNVNLIPENQREYSNISLMVLPEEAEILVLATELGALTLTLRNEDDVDLIEERGRATISTLLSGERTRVLEQKRREIIQIIKGGAEKAAGAAAP